A genomic stretch from Flavobacterium nitratireducens includes:
- a CDS encoding OmpP1/FadL family transporter, whose protein sequence is MKKYLFILLGLTFNTIQSQEVVSGLRYAQDNTTGTARFRAMSGAFGALGGDLSSINVNPAGSAVFLNNQLGFSFSNFDIKNNSEYYGSQLTGKKNALDLNQAGGVFVFKNYDPKANWKKFSLAINYENTNNFNNTTRTFGTNPTNSVANYFLSYANANPAKNQAGIPLGTLKQYNYFDFNYVDQQAYLGYRGYLINPISDTDDNVEYISNAPVGTSPNNSNYYQENTIISEGYNGKLSFNAATSYKDILYLGLSLNSHFTDFRQNTLFYEDNGNASNFDDLKAVSFENNLYTFGSGFSFQLGAIAKINNELRLGISYESPTWNKLNDELRQNLITTTYITATTSNTNDPNSDGTVVYNDYKLKTPGKTTGSMALVFNKKGLISFDYSYKDYSKINYSIEDDSRNRFINSDIANELTAVSEIRIGGEYKIERLSLRGGYRFEGSPYKNKSTMGDLTGYSAGLGYNFGGTKADLSYAYAKRNSNQGFFSQGFTDGANINSINNTVTFTLLFEL, encoded by the coding sequence ATGAAAAAATATCTATTCATACTATTAGGGCTTACTTTTAACACTATACAATCGCAAGAAGTTGTAAGCGGATTGCGATATGCTCAGGACAACACAACAGGTACTGCTCGCTTTAGAGCAATGAGTGGCGCATTTGGTGCTTTAGGTGGCGATTTATCATCTATAAATGTAAATCCTGCTGGAAGTGCTGTTTTTTTAAACAACCAGCTCGGTTTTTCTTTCAGTAATTTTGATATCAAAAACAATTCAGAATATTATGGAAGTCAATTAACTGGCAAAAAAAACGCACTTGATCTAAATCAGGCAGGTGGTGTTTTTGTATTCAAAAATTACGACCCAAAAGCAAATTGGAAAAAATTCTCATTAGCAATAAACTACGAGAACACCAATAATTTTAACAACACAACCAGAACATTCGGTACTAACCCAACCAATTCGGTAGCTAACTATTTTTTAAGTTATGCTAATGCTAATCCTGCTAAAAATCAAGCAGGAATTCCATTAGGCACGCTAAAACAATACAATTATTTTGATTTTAACTATGTAGATCAACAAGCCTATTTAGGATATAGAGGATACTTAATCAATCCTATCTCAGATACTGATGATAATGTAGAATACATTTCAAATGCACCAGTAGGTACCTCTCCAAACAATAGCAATTACTATCAAGAAAACACTATTATTTCTGAAGGATATAACGGAAAACTTTCCTTTAATGCCGCTACCTCATACAAAGACATATTGTATCTTGGTTTATCGTTAAATTCTCACTTTACAGACTTCAGACAAAACACACTTTTTTATGAAGACAATGGAAATGCTAGTAATTTTGACGACCTAAAAGCCGTTTCTTTTGAAAATAACTTGTATACCTTCGGTTCTGGTTTTTCATTTCAACTAGGGGCTATTGCTAAAATCAATAATGAATTACGTTTAGGAATTTCATACGAATCACCTACTTGGAACAAATTAAACGATGAATTAAGACAAAATCTTATTACTACAACCTACATAACAGCAACTACTTCGAATACTAATGACCCCAATTCGGACGGAACAGTAGTATACAACGATTACAAACTAAAAACACCTGGAAAAACTACTGGAAGTATGGCGTTAGTTTTTAATAAAAAAGGCTTGATTAGTTTTGATTACAGTTACAAAGACTACAGTAAAATTAATTATTCCATTGAAGATGATAGTAGAAACCGATTCATCAATTCGGATATTGCTAACGAATTAACTGCCGTTTCAGAAATAAGAATTGGAGGTGAATACAAAATTGAAAGGCTTAGTTTAAGAGGAGGTTACCGTTTTGAAGGCAGTCCGTATAAAAACAAAAGTACTATGGGCGACCTAACTGGATATTCTGCTGGTTTAGGGTATAATTTCGGTGGAACAAAAGCCGATTTATCCTATGCATATGCTAAACGAAATTCAAATCAGGGTTTCTTTAGTCAAGGTTTTACTGATGGAGCCAATATTAATTCAATAAACAACACAGTAACATTCACCCTTCTATTTGAATTATAA
- a CDS encoding response regulator has protein sequence MLDLILCVDDDPITLMLCKKVIIKKSFSNNIDSAKNGEEALQYFDSIINEGGKEVPQLVFLDLNMPVMDGWDFLNSFNTEKYAKVSTKVVVLSSTIDPEDHEKSKQYPMVIDFLPKPITTEILSYLQEKLENQQQPL, from the coding sequence ATGTTAGATTTAATCCTGTGTGTAGATGATGACCCGATCACTCTAATGTTATGCAAAAAAGTTATCATAAAAAAATCTTTTTCAAATAATATTGATTCAGCAAAAAATGGAGAAGAAGCTTTACAATATTTTGATTCAATTATAAACGAAGGAGGTAAGGAAGTACCACAACTAGTTTTTCTTGATTTAAACATGCCTGTAATGGATGGCTGGGATTTTTTAAACAGTTTTAATACCGAAAAATATGCAAAAGTATCTACTAAAGTAGTCGTATTATCATCAACTATCGACCCCGAAGACCATGAAAAATCAAAACAATACCCTATGGTCATTGATTTTTTACCAAAACCAATTACGACAGAAATACTGAGTTATCTACAAGAAAAGCTTGAAAACCAACAACAACCCTTATAA
- the rimO gene encoding 30S ribosomal protein S12 methylthiotransferase RimO: protein MRTKSLKKNKINVITLGCSKNIYDSEVLMGQLRANGKEVEHEAPAEKEGNIIVINTCGFIDNAKAESVNMILEYADKKEKGLVDKVFVTGCLSERYRPDLEKEIPNVDQFFGTTELPQLLKALGADYKHELLGERLTTTPKNYAYLKIAEGCDRPCSFCAIPIMRGKHVSQPIEKLVKEAEGLARDGVKELILIAQDLTYYGLDIYKKRNLAELLEALAKVEGIEWIRLHYAFPTGFPMDVLELMKREPKICNYIDIPLQHISDSILKSMRRGTTQAKTTQLLKDFRAAVPGMAIRTTLIVGYPGETQEDFEILKDFVQEMKFDRMGCFAYSHEENTHAYLLEDDVPDDVKQARANEIMELQSQISWDLNQEKIGKTFKCIIDRKEGAHFIGRTEFDSPDVDNEVLIDASKFYLKTGEFAMIKIIDATEYDLYGEPA from the coding sequence ATGAGAACTAAGTCTTTAAAAAAGAACAAAATAAACGTAATCACCCTTGGGTGTTCAAAAAACATATATGACAGTGAGGTATTAATGGGGCAACTTCGTGCTAATGGAAAAGAGGTTGAACATGAAGCCCCTGCGGAAAAAGAAGGCAATATTATTGTCATCAACACCTGTGGTTTTATTGATAATGCAAAAGCAGAATCAGTGAACATGATTTTAGAATACGCTGATAAGAAAGAAAAAGGCTTAGTTGATAAAGTTTTTGTCACAGGCTGTTTGTCTGAACGCTACCGTCCTGATTTGGAAAAAGAAATTCCAAATGTGGATCAGTTTTTCGGAACAACTGAATTACCACAGTTACTGAAAGCTTTGGGTGCCGATTACAAACATGAACTTTTAGGAGAAAGATTAACAACTACGCCTAAAAATTATGCTTATCTAAAAATTGCAGAAGGATGCGACAGACCTTGTAGTTTTTGCGCTATTCCAATCATGCGTGGAAAACACGTTTCACAACCTATTGAAAAATTAGTTAAAGAAGCCGAAGGATTAGCCAGAGACGGAGTAAAAGAATTAATTTTGATTGCTCAGGACTTAACGTATTACGGTCTTGATATCTATAAAAAAAGAAATCTTGCTGAATTATTAGAAGCTCTAGCAAAAGTAGAAGGAATTGAATGGATTCGTTTGCATTATGCCTTCCCTACCGGTTTTCCAATGGATGTTTTAGAGTTAATGAAAAGAGAGCCTAAAATTTGTAATTATATCGATATTCCGTTGCAACATATTTCTGACTCTATTTTAAAATCAATGCGTCGTGGAACAACCCAAGCTAAAACGACTCAACTATTGAAAGATTTTAGAGCTGCTGTACCAGGAATGGCTATTCGTACAACGCTAATTGTAGGTTACCCTGGAGAAACTCAGGAAGATTTTGAAATTTTGAAAGATTTTGTTCAGGAAATGAAATTTGACAGAATGGGTTGTTTTGCCTATTCACATGAAGAAAACACTCACGCTTATTTATTAGAAGATGATGTTCCGGATGATGTAAAACAAGCTCGTGCTAATGAAATCATGGAATTACAATCTCAGATTTCTTGGGATTTGAACCAAGAAAAAATTGGAAAAACATTTAAATGTATTATTGACCGAAAAGAAGGCGCTCACTTTATTGGCAGAACAGAGTTTGACAGTCCTGATGTTGATAATGAAGTTTTAATAGATGCTAGTAAATTCTATCTAAAAACAGGCGAATTTGCGATGATCAAAATCATTGATGCCACAGAATACGATTTATACGGTGAACCTGCTTAA
- the rpsT gene encoding 30S ribosomal protein S20: MANHKSALKRIRSNEKKRVLNRYQHKTTRNAIKAIRLATDKADATAKLATVISMIDKLAKKNVIHDNKASNLKSKLTKFVNKL, translated from the coding sequence ATGGCAAATCATAAGTCAGCTTTAAAAAGAATTAGAAGCAACGAGAAAAAAAGAGTATTAAATAGATACCAACACAAAACTACACGTAACGCTATCAAAGCTATACGTTTAGCAACTGATAAAGCAGATGCTACTGCTAAGTTAGCTACTGTAATCTCAATGATTGATAAGTTAGCTAAAAAGAATGTTATTCATGATAACAAAGCTTCTAACCTAAAATCTAAATTAACTAAATTTGTTAATAAATTGTAG
- the proS gene encoding proline--tRNA ligase, with protein MSKNLTTRSEDYSKWYNELVVKADLAENSGVRGCMVIKPYGYAIWEKMQRELDRMFKETGHQNAYFPLFVPKSMFEAEEKNAEGFAKECAVVTHYRLKNDPEKPGKLIVDPNAKLEEELIVRPTSEAIIWSTYKGWVQSYRDLPLLINQWANVVRWEMRTRLFLRTAEFLWQEGHTAHATKAEAIEESEKMMNVYADFVQNFMAIPVVKGVKTESERFAGAVETYCIEALMQDGKALQAGTSHFLGQNFAEAFDVKFANAEGKQEYVWGTSWGVSTRLMGALVMTHSDDQGLVLPPNLAPIQVVIVPIYKSDDQLKAISAEVDNLIADLRKLGISVKFDDRTTQKPGFKFAEWELKGVPVRIAVGPKDLENGTYEVARRDTLTKEVKSKEGIAEFVAQLLEQIQSDLFNKALDYRETHITEVNSFEEFKDILENKGGFVSAHWDGTAETEEKIKELTKATIRCIPLDGVEESGTCVFTGKTSTRRVFFAKAY; from the coding sequence ATGAGTAAGAACCTTACTACAAGATCAGAAGATTATTCAAAATGGTATAATGAGCTGGTTGTAAAAGCTGATTTAGCCGAAAATTCAGGAGTTAGAGGCTGTATGGTAATTAAACCGTACGGTTATGCAATTTGGGAGAAAATGCAAAGAGAATTAGATAGAATGTTTAAAGAAACAGGACATCAAAATGCGTATTTTCCATTATTTGTTCCTAAAAGTATGTTTGAAGCTGAGGAAAAAAATGCCGAAGGTTTCGCGAAAGAATGTGCTGTTGTAACTCATTATAGATTAAAAAATGATCCAGAAAAACCTGGAAAGTTAATTGTTGATCCAAATGCTAAATTAGAAGAGGAGCTTATTGTACGTCCTACTAGTGAGGCTATTATTTGGTCTACTTACAAAGGATGGGTACAATCGTATAGAGATTTACCATTATTGATTAATCAATGGGCTAATGTAGTGCGTTGGGAAATGCGTACTCGTTTGTTTTTAAGAACAGCTGAGTTTTTATGGCAAGAAGGACATACTGCTCACGCTACAAAAGCAGAAGCGATTGAGGAATCAGAGAAAATGATGAATGTTTATGCTGATTTTGTACAAAATTTCATGGCTATTCCTGTAGTTAAAGGAGTAAAAACCGAATCAGAGCGATTTGCTGGTGCTGTTGAAACCTATTGCATTGAGGCTTTAATGCAGGATGGTAAAGCGCTTCAAGCAGGTACTTCTCACTTTTTAGGACAGAATTTTGCTGAAGCATTTGATGTGAAGTTTGCTAATGCCGAAGGAAAGCAGGAATATGTGTGGGGAACTTCTTGGGGAGTTTCTACTAGATTGATGGGGGCTTTAGTAATGACGCATTCTGATGATCAAGGTTTGGTTTTGCCTCCTAATTTGGCTCCAATTCAGGTTGTGATTGTACCTATATATAAATCAGACGATCAATTAAAAGCTATCTCGGCTGAAGTAGATAATTTAATAGCTGATTTACGTAAATTGGGTATTTCTGTGAAATTTGATGACAGAACAACTCAAAAACCAGGATTTAAATTTGCAGAATGGGAGTTAAAAGGTGTTCCTGTTCGAATTGCTGTTGGTCCAAAAGATCTTGAAAATGGAACTTATGAGGTTGCGAGGAGAGATACTTTGACTAAAGAAGTCAAATCTAAAGAAGGAATTGCTGAATTTGTAGCGCAATTATTGGAACAAATTCAATCGGATTTGTTTAATAAGGCATTAGATTATAGAGAGACTCATATTACTGAAGTAAATAGCTTTGAAGAGTTCAAAGATATTTTAGAGAACAAAGGAGGCTTTGTATCAGCTCATTGGGATGGTACTGCTGAAACTGAAGAGAAGATTAAAGAGTTGACTAAAGCAACCATAAGATGTATACCTTTGGATGGGGTAGAAGAGTCGGGAACCTGCGTATTTACTGGAAAAACGTCTACTCGAAGAGTGTTTTTTGCTAAGGCATATTAA
- the typA gene encoding translational GTPase TypA, whose protein sequence is MEAIRNIAIIAHVDHGKTTLVDKIMYHCQLFRENENTGDLILDNNDLERERGITITSKNVSVSYKGTKINIIDTPGHADFGGEVERVLNMADGVCLLVDAFEGPMPQTRFVLQKAIDLGLKPCVVINKVDKENCTPEEVHEKVFDLMFELGATEEQLDFPTVYGSAKNNWMSDDWKNQTENIEPLLDMVIANVPAPKVSEGTPQMLITSLDFSSFTGRIAIGRLERGTLKEGMPISLVKRDGKIIKSRIKELHTFEGLGRKKVEEVSAGDICAVVGIEGFEIGDTIADYENPEALQTIAIDEPTMSMLFTINDSPFFGKEGKFVTSRHIRERLTKELEKNLAMRVAETDSADKFMVFGRGVLHLSVLIETMRREGYELQIGQPQVIIKEIDGVKCEPIEELTIDLPENLSGRAVEFVSVRKGEMLSMEGKGERMIVKFNIPSRGIIGLRNQLLTATAGEAIMSHRFIGYEPYKGEIPGRNNGSLISMENGKAIPYSIDKLQDRGKFFVDPNEDIYEGQVIGENSRSDDMTVNVTKTKKLTNVRSSGADDKARIVPAIKFSLEEALEYIQKDEYVEVTPKSLRLRKIYLNENDRKRFKI, encoded by the coding sequence ATGGAAGCTATTAGAAACATTGCAATTATTGCCCACGTCGATCACGGTAAAACCACTTTGGTTGATAAAATTATGTATCACTGTCAGTTATTTCGTGAAAACGAAAATACTGGGGATTTGATCCTTGATAACAACGACTTAGAGCGAGAAAGAGGTATTACAATTACTTCTAAGAACGTTTCTGTTTCTTATAAAGGAACAAAAATTAATATTATTGATACTCCTGGTCACGCCGATTTTGGAGGAGAAGTAGAACGTGTATTGAACATGGCCGATGGTGTATGTTTGCTTGTTGATGCTTTTGAAGGACCAATGCCACAAACTCGTTTTGTATTACAAAAAGCTATTGATTTAGGATTGAAGCCTTGTGTTGTTATTAATAAAGTAGATAAAGAAAACTGTACACCTGAAGAAGTACATGAAAAAGTTTTTGACTTGATGTTTGAATTAGGTGCTACAGAAGAACAATTGGATTTTCCTACAGTATATGGTTCTGCTAAGAATAACTGGATGTCAGACGATTGGAAAAATCAAACAGAAAACATTGAGCCATTATTGGACATGGTAATTGCTAATGTACCAGCTCCTAAAGTTTCTGAAGGAACTCCACAAATGTTAATTACTTCTTTAGATTTCTCTTCATTTACAGGACGTATTGCTATCGGTCGTTTAGAAAGAGGTACTTTAAAAGAAGGAATGCCAATTTCATTAGTGAAGAGAGATGGTAAAATTATCAAATCAAGAATAAAAGAATTACATACTTTTGAAGGTCTAGGTCGTAAAAAAGTAGAAGAAGTAAGTGCTGGTGATATTTGTGCAGTTGTGGGTATTGAAGGATTTGAAATTGGTGATACTATTGCTGATTATGAGAATCCTGAAGCTTTACAAACTATTGCAATTGACGAACCTACAATGAGTATGTTGTTTACAATTAACGATTCTCCTTTCTTTGGTAAAGAAGGTAAATTTGTTACTTCTAGACACATTCGTGAAAGATTGACTAAAGAGTTAGAGAAAAACTTAGCGATGAGAGTTGCTGAGACTGATTCGGCAGATAAATTTATGGTATTCGGACGTGGTGTATTACACTTGTCAGTTCTTATTGAAACAATGAGAAGAGAAGGATACGAATTACAAATTGGTCAGCCACAAGTAATTATCAAAGAAATTGACGGTGTAAAATGTGAGCCAATTGAGGAATTGACTATCGATTTACCTGAAAATCTTTCTGGTAGAGCAGTAGAGTTTGTTTCTGTTAGAAAAGGTGAAATGCTTTCTATGGAAGGTAAAGGAGAGCGTATGATTGTTAAATTCAACATTCCATCTCGTGGAATTATTGGATTAAGAAATCAATTGCTTACAGCTACTGCTGGTGAAGCGATTATGTCTCACCGTTTCATTGGTTACGAACCATACAAAGGAGAAATTCCTGGACGTAACAACGGTTCGTTAATCTCTATGGAAAACGGAAAAGCAATTCCTTACTCTATAGATAAATTACAAGATCGTGGTAAATTCTTTGTTGATCCAAACGAAGATATCTATGAAGGTCAAGTAATTGGAGAAAACTCTCGTTCTGATGATATGACTGTAAACGTTACTAAAACTAAAAAGTTAACAAACGTTCGTTCGTCTGGAGCTGATGATAAAGCTCGTATTGTTCCTGCAATCAAATTCTCTTTAGAAGAAGCTTTAGAATATATTCAAAAAGATGAGTATGTAGAAGTAACTCCAAAATCATTACGTTTAAGAAAAATTTACTTAAACGAAAATGATAGAAAACGTTTCAAAATCTAA
- a CDS encoding porin has product MKKVIFILALALTGSVTFAQDTPLEISGSADVYYKYDFAKTGNIGTSFASDQNSLSLGMIDIALKKKTGKTSFVGEVSFGPRGQYQSIPNSDGTYDESGANSFHIQNLYATYAATDKLSFTAGYMGTFIGYEVISPLANFHYSTSYLFTNGPFQNAGVKANYAISDKVGIMVGAFNNTWNNYMANPAKGLNSIGAQLSLTPSEGISAYLNFMDGAESGTIVDLTATFQLTEKFKLGLNAADFKHGNALSYDYTGFALYPSVAVSDSFSLGLRAEYFDYKNLYEDSNENMDSSVTAFTLSANYKVGGLTIIPEFRLDSNKNNVFLDSDMAPTKSATQATIGVVYGF; this is encoded by the coding sequence ATGAAAAAAGTAATTTTTATTTTAGCTCTAGCCCTTACAGGAAGTGTGACATTTGCTCAAGACACACCATTAGAAATTTCAGGTTCTGCGGATGTATATTACAAATATGATTTTGCAAAAACAGGAAATATTGGAACAAGTTTTGCTTCAGATCAAAATTCACTTTCTTTAGGTATGATCGATATCGCTTTAAAGAAAAAAACAGGTAAAACTTCTTTCGTGGGTGAGGTTTCTTTTGGACCTAGAGGGCAATATCAATCGATTCCAAATTCAGATGGGACTTACGATGAATCAGGAGCTAATTCATTCCACATTCAAAATTTATATGCCACTTATGCTGCAACTGATAAATTGAGTTTTACAGCAGGATATATGGGGACATTTATTGGATATGAAGTAATTTCTCCTTTAGCTAACTTCCATTATTCAACATCTTATTTGTTTACTAATGGTCCATTCCAAAATGCAGGGGTAAAAGCTAATTATGCTATCTCTGATAAAGTAGGAATTATGGTTGGAGCATTCAATAATACGTGGAATAACTATATGGCAAATCCTGCAAAAGGTTTGAATAGCATTGGTGCTCAGTTATCTTTAACTCCAAGCGAAGGAATCTCTGCTTATTTAAATTTCATGGATGGTGCTGAAAGTGGAACTATCGTTGATTTAACAGCTACTTTTCAATTAACAGAGAAATTTAAGTTAGGATTAAATGCTGCTGATTTCAAACATGGTAACGCATTATCTTATGATTATACTGGATTTGCATTATATCCATCTGTGGCAGTATCTGATAGTTTCTCTTTAGGATTACGTGCTGAGTATTTTGATTATAAAAACTTGTACGAAGATAGTAATGAGAACATGGATTCTTCGGTTACTGCTTTTACTTTGTCTGCTAATTACAAAGTAGGAGGTTTAACAATTATCCCAGAATTTAGATTAGATAGCAATAAAAACAATGTGTTTCTAGATTCTGATATGGCTCCTACTAAATCAGCTACACAAGCTACAATAGGTGTGGTTTACGGATTCTAA
- a CDS encoding N-acetylmuramoyl-L-alanine amidase — MMIKPFCYILPIAVITACSTNPYKKSEKEYDTKLKTLKVQISAKEPEPLPIVNKVTISIDSVYSKQLYTFKDSIFKTGPTQLNNGIHTEWISAVNFNLRKPNYIIIHHTAQDSIQQTIKTFTKESSKVSAHYVIGDNGDVVQMLNDYLRAWHAGISSWGKDTDINSASIGIELDNNGSEPFSEAQITSLMALLSRLKKNHNIPTQNIIGHSDVAPTRKKDPSALFPWKTLAENGFGVWKDEVLPLAPLDFNPELALRIIGYDTKNLNAAITAFKLHYMPEEVNAVLDQNTINTIYSIFLKQ, encoded by the coding sequence ATGATGATTAAACCATTTTGTTATATATTACCCATTGCTGTAATAACAGCTTGCTCTACTAATCCCTATAAAAAGAGTGAAAAAGAATACGATACGAAATTAAAAACACTAAAAGTTCAAATATCTGCCAAAGAACCTGAACCATTACCTATCGTAAATAAAGTAACAATTAGTATTGATAGTGTTTATTCAAAACAGCTATATACTTTTAAAGACAGTATTTTCAAAACAGGACCAACCCAATTAAACAACGGAATTCATACCGAATGGATTAGTGCGGTAAATTTTAATTTACGCAAACCTAATTATATAATCATCCATCATACCGCTCAGGATTCTATCCAACAAACGATAAAAACCTTTACAAAAGAAAGTTCTAAAGTTAGTGCACACTATGTAATAGGAGACAATGGTGATGTTGTACAAATGCTAAATGATTATTTACGTGCATGGCATGCAGGTATAAGTTCTTGGGGAAAAGACACCGATATTAATTCGGCATCGATAGGAATCGAATTAGACAATAATGGAAGCGAACCTTTTTCTGAAGCACAAATTACAAGTTTAATGGCTTTATTAAGCAGGTTGAAAAAAAATCATAACATTCCAACTCAAAACATCATCGGTCATTCGGATGTTGCTCCAACCAGAAAAAAAGACCCTAGTGCTTTATTTCCTTGGAAAACACTTGCAGAAAATGGATTTGGTGTATGGAAAGACGAGGTACTTCCTTTAGCTCCATTAGATTTTAATCCAGAATTAGCTTTACGCATTATTGGGTACGATACAAAAAACTTAAATGCTGCTATTACTGCTTTTAAATTACATTATATGCCCGAAGAAGTCAATGCAGTTTTAGACCAAAATACAATCAATACCATTTATTCCATTTTTCTAAAACAATAA
- a CDS encoding PAS domain-containing sensor histidine kinase: MERKTSQITLIYLLIAFVLAIFLYKLSQLFLNPEYYLIFNLVKDFTLIIITAFAFKTILKNNETKSKNIFEKLENTNNEIKESNEKYDIVAKATSDTIWDWKIQEDKLNWSKGIKAVFGYEKGQVGDSSSWWFGNIHPEDSIKMSIKLYSFIEQKTEKWQDEYRFRCADGSYKYVLDRGFLLKDENGKAIRMIGALQDITKQKEEELRLKLLETVILQTKESIVITEANFNKRSLPKVIYVNPAFTTMTGYTSDEIINNSLNILKGPNTEKTILKRIFEIIQNKEEGLLEIRCYKKDRTEFWLRFIMIPIYNTENELSHWVSIQRDVTDEKNQEIEKEQLIKELTQNNKDLKQFSYITSHNLRAPMSNLVGLLNLIEDIEIEDQELKEILDGFNKSAHLLNETIEDLTKVMIIKDNVSIQKEYVSLKDIFDNVFNQLTNQIEIYNPILKLNLDSVAVLNTNKAYLESILLNLLTNSLKYSSKDRVLKISVIAEQIENSVKLIFKDNGIGIDLNKNKDKIFGLYQRFHDYPDSKGLGLYLVKSQVEAMKGNISIESQVNKGTTITLTFKNN, from the coding sequence ATGGAAAGAAAAACAAGTCAAATAACCCTAATTTACTTACTAATTGCCTTTGTTTTGGCGATTTTTCTTTATAAACTCTCCCAGCTTTTTCTAAATCCCGAATATTACCTAATTTTCAATCTAGTAAAGGATTTTACTTTAATTATAATTACAGCTTTTGCATTCAAAACTATATTAAAGAACAATGAAACAAAAAGCAAAAACATCTTTGAAAAACTAGAGAATACCAATAATGAAATTAAAGAATCCAATGAAAAATATGACATTGTAGCAAAAGCGACCAGTGACACTATTTGGGACTGGAAAATACAAGAAGATAAATTAAATTGGAGCAAAGGAATAAAAGCTGTTTTTGGCTACGAAAAAGGACAAGTTGGAGACAGTTCTAGTTGGTGGTTTGGAAACATCCATCCCGAAGACAGTATTAAAATGTCAATAAAACTCTATTCATTTATTGAACAAAAAACAGAAAAATGGCAAGATGAATATCGTTTTAGATGTGCTGATGGTTCTTACAAATATGTTTTAGATAGAGGTTTTCTTTTGAAAGATGAAAACGGCAAAGCGATTAGAATGATTGGAGCACTTCAAGATATTACTAAACAAAAAGAAGAGGAACTACGATTAAAGCTACTTGAAACAGTAATTTTACAAACAAAAGAATCAATTGTTATTACAGAAGCAAATTTCAACAAGCGATCACTTCCAAAAGTAATATACGTAAACCCCGCTTTTACTACAATGACAGGGTATACATCTGACGAAATAATCAACAACTCTTTAAATATTTTAAAAGGTCCAAACACTGAAAAAACCATTTTAAAAAGAATCTTTGAAATCATCCAAAACAAAGAAGAAGGTTTACTTGAAATTAGATGCTATAAAAAAGACAGAACAGAATTTTGGTTGCGCTTTATAATGATTCCTATATATAATACCGAAAACGAATTATCGCATTGGGTATCGATACAAAGAGATGTAACAGATGAGAAGAATCAAGAAATAGAAAAAGAACAACTAATTAAAGAATTAACACAAAACAATAAGGATTTAAAACAGTTTTCTTACATAACCTCTCATAATTTACGAGCACCAATGTCTAATTTAGTTGGGCTTTTAAATCTGATTGAAGATATCGAAATTGAAGATCAAGAACTAAAAGAAATCCTTGATGGCTTTAATAAATCAGCACATCTACTAAATGAAACAATTGAGGATTTAACAAAAGTTATGATCATAAAAGACAATGTATCTATCCAAAAAGAGTATGTATCTTTGAAAGATATATTTGATAATGTTTTTAATCAATTAACAAATCAAATAGAAATATACAATCCTATACTTAAACTAAACCTTGATAGTGTTGCCGTATTAAACACTAACAAAGCTTATTTGGAAAGTATATTATTAAATTTACTAACAAATTCACTAAAATATAGTTCCAAAGATAGAGTTTTAAAAATTTCTGTTATCGCTGAACAAATTGAAAACAGTGTAAAACTCATCTTTAAAGACAATGGAATCGGTATCGATCTTAACAAAAATAAAGACAAAATTTTTGGTTTATATCAAAGATTCCATGACTACCCTGATAGTAAAGGATTAGGATTATACCTTGTTAAATCTCAAGTAGAAGCTATGAAAGGAAATATCAGTATTGAAAGTCAAGTAAACAAAGGAACAACAATTACATTAACGTTCAAAAACAATTAA